One Spirochaetota bacterium DNA window includes the following coding sequences:
- the efp gene encoding elongation factor P, giving the protein MITSNDFKRGVVIKLDGELFTVLEYQHVKPARGAAFVRTKLKSVRRGSVVDKTFRGGEKIEDVHIESKTMQYLYQEGDGLVFMDMESYEQESIGMEAVGNILDYIKEGDTVAMSYYEGRALTIEPPTFVALKVVYAEPGVKGDTATNVTKPVKLETGAQVHVPLFVNEGDVLKIDTRTGEYVERVKK; this is encoded by the coding sequence ATGATTACGAGTAATGACTTCAAGCGCGGGGTCGTCATCAAGCTTGACGGTGAACTCTTTACAGTGCTGGAATACCAGCATGTTAAGCCCGCGCGCGGTGCCGCCTTCGTTCGGACAAAGCTCAAATCGGTCAGGCGCGGCTCCGTGGTCGACAAGACATTCCGCGGCGGTGAGAAGATCGAGGATGTGCACATCGAATCCAAGACGATGCAGTATCTGTACCAGGAGGGAGACGGCCTGGTATTTATGGATATGGAAAGCTACGAGCAGGAATCGATCGGGATGGAAGCCGTCGGTAACATACTCGATTACATTAAAGAAGGCGACACCGTCGCGATGTCCTATTACGAGGGGCGCGCGCTGACCATCGAGCCTCCCACGTTCGTGGCGCTCAAGGTCGTTTACGCGGAGCCCGGCGTGAAGGGCGACACTGCAACCAATGTCACCAAACCCGTCAAACTCGAAACCGGCGCTCAGGTGCACGTACCCTTGTTCGTCAACGAGGGCGACGTCCTCAAGATCGACACGCGCACGGGCGAATACGTAGAGAGGGTTAAGAAGTAA
- a CDS encoding DUF2273 domain-containing protein has product MSAIRFILDWINDNPGSAIGALLGFVFGILMFTVGFLKMMVLLLLVLIGYFIGKSWDKKVNLLDQIKDFMRNRGR; this is encoded by the coding sequence ATGAGTGCCATTCGCTTCATACTGGACTGGATCAACGATAACCCGGGAAGCGCGATCGGTGCGCTCTTGGGCTTCGTGTTCGGCATACTCATGTTCACCGTCGGGTTCCTGAAAATGATGGTGCTGTTGCTGCTCGTCCTGATCGGCTATTTCATCGGCAAGAGCTGGGACAAGAAGGTGAACCTGTTGGACCAGATCAAGGACTTCATGAGGAACAGGGGCCGATAA
- a CDS encoding tetratricopeptide repeat protein, with product MTPPSSASSSLRSSRPRTTSRNTALCNMGNVYLLNKAYAQAVDFYGRALAQKSDDVNSRINYARALYEMGDYTNASEAYKLVVSINPGLALRYGYLARATDSVETTRRSWDTGERTELNAWSVD from the coding sequence ATGACGCCGCCGTCATCGGCATCTTCATCCTTACGGAGTTCCCGCCCTCGGACAACGAGCAGGAATACGGCGCTCTGCAATATGGGGAACGTGTACTTGCTTAACAAGGCATACGCGCAGGCGGTCGACTTCTACGGCCGAGCCCTTGCACAGAAGAGTGATGATGTGAACTCGCGCATCAATTACGCGCGCGCCCTCTACGAGATGGGAGATTACACCAACGCCAGTGAGGCCTACAAGCTTGTCGTTTCTATCAACCCGGGGCTCGCGCTCAGGTACGGCTACCTGGCGCGTGCGACCGATTCAGTGGAAACCACCAGGAGGTCCTGGGACACCGGGGAGAGGACTGAGCTTAACGCGTGGAGCGTAGACTAA
- a CDS encoding response regulator: MTIRRLTIEFINPLLILCFLAALSGSACNPGSSKTGKPMAVKGTIDLRGWNCERDGSINLDGEWEFYWDRVLEPSDFLNAAYQEGRRYINVPGLWKNQSINGAMLPGEGQCTYRMRMLYGPGEKAKTLTIHRIYAAYRLWINGVLADQRGMADGVLKDRKDYVYVHNKGNSTFTPLDGINEIIIQVTNSEFASGGIDRSVQLDDGEISSRRSFLNYTIDMIIVGLLLFSAIHNLIFYFFRKADAASLYMGLAGLVLAINTYNIHSPILSGGLSYPANPFLINFITVIFMPVLFFMTFKSLFPDDFSTRVVWIMQAIAAACLLPQFLFGFRIVERIIVFYFAVTLVLIMYGLYGSIKTIMEQRDDAVLFSIGFCSVYFTGINNVLYFLRVINTGNLLHYGMAVFCLSTTMVISRRFARALRNVETMSGELEAKNISLETLDRLKDQFLANTSHELRTPLHGMIGLSESMLAGAAGDLPPKARENLSLIASSGQSLSNMVNDILDMARIQDGGLSLNLRPIDLGVLCEMVVKLSLPLVGGKNLKLLNSVADDLPRALADEDRVRQVLNNLVGNAIKFTNTGTVEISARVVYGEDGDPGGSSFIEVSVSDTGIGVPDDYKEMIFEPYRQVDGSDTRSYSGTGLGLAIAKQIIELHGGRITVAPAEKGGSVFSFTLPASDDPSPLALDHVIIEGINEVQPAADAADLARLPAGINDTVFDGNPVFLVVDDDPVNVRVIQGYFESKRCVVKTAFDGLGALDILDQGDPIDLVLLDIMMPVMSGFEVCRRIREKRTPEELPVIMLTAKNMMSDIDAAFEAGANDYIVKPFRMSELVARVGTMLKLRHVRKSVAEGITIRDRNRAYSLKFVEIIYITSHAKSIVINTAEGDIEVPVLMKEIIHRLPPDIFIRIHKSYIINIHHIHSLSHVQSGRYRVRLRDTDDTNLPVGPVFLANLRNKM, translated from the coding sequence ATGACCATTCGCCGCCTGACAATTGAATTCATTAACCCGCTGCTGATTCTGTGCTTCCTTGCGGCCTTGTCAGGCAGTGCATGCAATCCCGGGTCGTCGAAAACCGGGAAGCCCATGGCCGTCAAGGGGACCATCGATCTCCGGGGCTGGAATTGCGAACGGGATGGATCTATAAATCTCGACGGGGAGTGGGAATTCTACTGGGACCGCGTACTTGAACCGTCCGACTTCCTGAATGCTGCGTACCAGGAGGGCCGCAGGTATATCAACGTACCCGGGTTGTGGAAAAATCAGTCGATCAACGGCGCCATGCTGCCCGGTGAGGGTCAATGCACATACCGTATGCGTATGCTGTACGGCCCCGGCGAAAAGGCGAAAACCCTGACAATTCACCGCATATACGCGGCGTACAGGCTCTGGATCAACGGCGTACTGGCGGATCAAAGGGGAATGGCCGACGGGGTATTAAAAGATAGAAAGGATTATGTGTACGTTCACAACAAGGGGAATTCGACTTTCACCCCCCTTGACGGAATAAATGAAATAATCATCCAGGTGACCAATAGCGAGTTCGCATCCGGAGGCATCGACAGGTCGGTCCAACTGGATGACGGGGAAATCTCCTCACGGAGGTCATTTCTCAATTACACGATCGACATGATCATTGTCGGCCTGCTGCTGTTCAGCGCAATCCATAATCTTATTTTCTATTTTTTCCGCAAAGCAGACGCGGCCTCGCTGTATATGGGATTAGCCGGTCTTGTACTGGCCATTAACACCTATAACATTCATTCTCCGATTTTATCGGGCGGCCTTTCATATCCCGCGAATCCCTTTTTAATCAACTTTATCACGGTAATTTTCATGCCTGTTCTTTTCTTCATGACTTTCAAATCGCTGTTTCCCGATGATTTTTCAACGCGCGTCGTATGGATTATGCAGGCGATAGCCGCAGCCTGCCTCCTTCCGCAGTTTCTTTTCGGTTTCAGAATCGTGGAGCGTATAATCGTCTTCTATTTCGCGGTTACTCTTGTTTTAATCATGTATGGCCTGTATGGTTCAATAAAAACTATCATGGAACAGAGGGATGATGCCGTACTATTCTCGATAGGTTTCTGTTCGGTGTATTTTACAGGCATTAATAATGTGCTTTATTTCCTCAGGGTCATCAATACCGGCAATCTGCTCCATTATGGAATGGCGGTGTTCTGTTTATCGACTACCATGGTCATATCGCGAAGGTTCGCCCGGGCCCTTCGGAATGTCGAGACAATGTCCGGGGAACTCGAGGCAAAGAACATCTCCCTTGAAACGCTGGACCGGCTCAAGGACCAGTTCCTCGCCAACACCTCCCACGAACTGCGAACACCGCTGCACGGCATGATCGGCTTATCCGAGTCCATGCTCGCGGGAGCAGCCGGAGACCTTCCGCCCAAGGCGCGCGAGAACCTGTCACTCATCGCATCGAGCGGCCAGAGTCTCTCGAACATGGTCAACGACATTCTGGACATGGCCAGGATTCAGGACGGGGGCCTCTCCCTCAACCTGCGTCCCATTGATCTCGGGGTGCTTTGTGAAATGGTGGTAAAGCTCTCCCTGCCCCTGGTGGGCGGCAAGAACCTTAAACTCCTTAACAGCGTCGCCGACGACCTGCCCCGGGCGTTAGCCGATGAGGACCGCGTGCGCCAGGTGCTCAACAACCTGGTCGGCAATGCGATTAAGTTTACGAACACGGGAACCGTCGAGATATCTGCACGGGTCGTTTACGGTGAGGACGGGGATCCCGGCGGAAGTTCCTTCATCGAGGTAAGCGTATCGGACACCGGCATAGGCGTCCCGGATGACTACAAAGAAATGATATTCGAGCCGTACCGCCAGGTCGACGGAAGCGATACGCGCTCGTATTCCGGCACGGGCCTGGGTCTCGCCATCGCAAAGCAGATCATCGAGCTGCACGGCGGCAGGATCACCGTCGCGCCGGCAGAAAAAGGGGGCTCGGTGTTTTCATTCACCCTGCCCGCATCCGACGATCCCTCGCCCCTCGCCCTGGACCACGTTATTATCGAGGGCATCAACGAAGTACAGCCGGCGGCCGACGCCGCCGACCTTGCCCGACTTCCGGCGGGGATAAACGACACGGTATTCGACGGGAACCCGGTTTTCCTGGTCGTGGACGACGACCCGGTCAATGTCAGGGTCATACAGGGCTACTTCGAATCGAAGCGATGCGTCGTGAAAACCGCCTTTGACGGCCTGGGTGCCCTCGATATACTGGACCAGGGCGACCCCATTGACCTCGTGCTCCTGGATATCATGATGCCGGTCATGTCCGGTTTCGAGGTATGCAGACGGATTCGTGAAAAGCGGACGCCCGAGGAACTCCCCGTGATAATGCTCACCGCCAAGAACATGATGTCCGATATAGACGCGGCGTTCGAGGCGGGGGCCAACGATTACATCGTGAAGCCCTTCCGGATGAGCGAGCTGGTCGCGCGTGTGGGCACTATGCTGAAGCTCCGGCACGTCAGGAAATCGGTGGCCGAGGGAATCACCATCCGCGACCGGAACCGGGCCTATTCCCTTAAATTCGTAGAGATCATCTATATCACATCGCATGCGAAAAGCATCGTTATCAACACGGCCGAGGGCGATATAGAAGTACCGGTCCTCATGAAAGAGATCATCCATCGGTTGCCGCCAGACATATTTATCAGGATTCATAAAAGCTACATCATCAATATCCATCATATTCACAGCCTTTCTCATGTCCAGTCGGGCCGCTACCGGGTTCGTCTCAGGGATACGGACGACACCAATCTCCCTGTCGGACCCGTTTTCCTGGCGAACCTCCGAAATAAAATGTAA
- a CDS encoding nitroreductase, with product MLPGGTVMELMDAIRGRRSIRRFTEQPVTHDEIKEILDAARQAPSWANTQAWEFVVVRDRARIEAIAGSYVEKNPATKCTLSASAVIVACARSGVSGCYGGKDLTKFPHWFMFDLGMAVQNLCLRAHEMGLGTVVVGLLDHTACSKAIALPEGVESVVVIPIGRPAVAAKEGPPRKPLGEICHLDSFDGRFID from the coding sequence ATGCTTCCCGGAGGAACCGTAATGGAGCTCATGGACGCGATTCGAGGCAGAAGAAGCATCCGCCGCTTTACCGAACAGCCCGTCACCCACGATGAAATCAAGGAGATACTGGACGCGGCGCGCCAGGCGCCCTCCTGGGCGAATACCCAGGCGTGGGAATTCGTCGTTGTGCGCGACCGCGCGCGAATCGAGGCGATAGCCGGTTCGTATGTCGAAAAAAATCCGGCGACAAAGTGTACTTTGTCGGCATCCGCGGTCATAGTTGCCTGCGCGCGGTCCGGGGTCTCCGGATGCTACGGCGGCAAGGATCTGACCAAGTTTCCCCACTGGTTCATGTTCGACCTCGGCATGGCGGTCCAGAATCTGTGCCTGCGCGCGCACGAGATGGGCCTGGGAACCGTCGTGGTGGGGCTTCTCGATCATACGGCGTGCAGCAAGGCGATCGCGCTTCCGGAAGGGGTCGAATCGGTAGTGGTAATCCCGATCGGACGTCCCGCCGTCGCCGCCAAGGAGGGTCCTCCGCGCAAGCCGCTCGGCGAGATTTGCCATCTCGATTCGTTCGACGGACGATTCATCGATTAA
- the thiC gene encoding phosphomethylpyrimidine synthase ThiC, with the protein MNYATQREAARKGIITRQMREAIQEEKISEQAFMEGMVRGSIVVPANKNHLALKAKGIGTGLTTKINVNIGVSQACCNYELELEKVKRAVDLHADSVMDLSLNPDSRKFRKLALSSCSVMFGTVPVYDAAIRRDSVVGDLTVDDLFGAVREHAEDGVDFLTIHAGLTSVAVERLKRNMRLTHVVSRGGSILLDWMEQKGRENPFYEHFDRLLDICREFDVTLSLGDGLRPGSLHDATDAPQIQELIFLGELTKRAWEADVQVMIEGPGHVPIHEIAANMQLEKKLCHGAPFYVLGPLVTDVAPGYDHITSAIGGAIAGAAGADFLCYVTPAEHLRLPDVADVKEGIIASRIAAHAADIAKGIPGALDWDHKMSEARKNLDWEGMFSLAMDPEKARAYRASSPVEGDVCSMCGDLCAVKRSRKVLEK; encoded by the coding sequence ATGAACTATGCAACGCAGAGGGAAGCCGCGCGAAAGGGGATTATAACCCGGCAAATGCGCGAGGCGATCCAGGAAGAAAAAATATCGGAACAGGCCTTCATGGAAGGAATGGTACGGGGTTCGATAGTCGTCCCGGCCAATAAAAACCATCTGGCGCTCAAGGCGAAGGGAATAGGGACCGGGCTTACCACCAAGATTAACGTGAATATCGGGGTTTCCCAGGCGTGCTGCAATTACGAGCTGGAGCTTGAAAAGGTGAAGCGTGCGGTCGACCTGCATGCCGATTCGGTGATGGACCTGAGCCTAAACCCCGACAGCCGCAAATTCAGAAAGCTGGCCCTGAGTTCATGCAGCGTCATGTTCGGTACCGTGCCCGTGTACGATGCCGCGATCCGCCGCGATTCCGTGGTCGGGGACCTGACCGTCGACGACCTCTTTGGCGCCGTGCGTGAGCACGCGGAGGACGGCGTCGATTTCCTCACCATTCACGCGGGGCTCACATCGGTTGCGGTGGAGCGCCTCAAACGCAACATGAGGCTCACGCACGTGGTCAGCCGGGGAGGATCTATACTCCTCGATTGGATGGAGCAGAAGGGAAGGGAAAACCCCTTCTATGAGCATTTCGACAGGCTGCTCGATATTTGCAGGGAATTCGACGTCACGCTGAGTCTTGGAGACGGGCTGCGCCCGGGGAGCCTCCACGACGCGACCGACGCCCCGCAGATACAGGAGCTCATCTTCCTGGGCGAGCTCACCAAGCGCGCCTGGGAGGCCGATGTCCAGGTCATGATCGAGGGTCCGGGCCATGTCCCCATCCACGAAATCGCCGCGAACATGCAGTTGGAAAAGAAACTCTGCCATGGCGCCCCCTTCTACGTACTGGGTCCCCTCGTCACCGACGTGGCGCCCGGCTATGACCATATCACCTCCGCGATCGGGGGCGCCATCGCGGGTGCCGCGGGTGCCGATTTTCTCTGCTACGTCACGCCCGCGGAACACCTGAGGCTGCCGGATGTCGCGGACGTGAAAGAGGGCATCATCGCCTCGCGCATCGCCGCGCACGCGGCTGATATCGCCAAGGGCATACCCGGTGCCCTGGATTGGGATCATAAAATGAGCGAAGCCAGGAAAAACCTCGACTGGGAGGGGATGTTCAGTCTCGCGATGGATCCTGAAAAGGCGC